Genomic window (Nicotiana sylvestris chromosome 7, ASM39365v2, whole genome shotgun sequence):
cttttccattgcctaacatcgatcgtatgatcgatCCCACGACCGGCTACGAGATCCTAacttttctcgacgcctactctatgtacaatcaaattcagataaatccggaggatcaggaaaagacctcGTTTATCATTCAGTTTGGAACatattgttacaatgtaatgccatTCGGCTAAAAGATGTTAGAGCCACATatcaacgcctagttaacaaGATGTTCGAGGAATAAATAGGTAAAACGAtgaaagtttacattgatgacatgttagttaagtccctacctacagaggaccatttaactcatttgcaggaaacattcaaaaccttgaggaagtacaacatgaagctaaattcggaaaaatgtgccttcggagttggCTCAGGCAAGTTTCTCGACTTCATGGTATCTAatcgaggaatcgagatcaatcccgataagatcaaggccatcgaagatatCACCATCATGGAAAGTGTGAAGGCCGTGCAAAGACTAATAGGACAAATAACCGCCTTGGGTCGATTTATTTCGAGGTCATCGGATCGAAGTCATAGGTTCTTTTCctttctcaaaaagaaaaaggacttcGCATGGACCCCAGAATGCCAACAAGCCTTCGAAGAATTGAATCGATACCTATTGAGCCCACCTTTGCTTTACACCCCGAAGGTAGATAATAAGTATTAgataccctcacttagaaaaattagtacTTGCATTAATCagcgcatctagaaagttaaagcCATACTTTTAATGTCATCCCATATGTCTATTAATCACTTATCCTCTCTGAAATGtattgcataagcccgaattGTCGGGTCGATTGTCCAAGTGAGCTGTCAAACTAAGTgggtatgatatcgaatatcaaccccgaaatGCCATTAAGTCGCAAATCCTAGCcgactttgtggccgattttaCACCGACCCTTGTACCCGAAGTGGAAAAAGAACTCATGCTAAGatcgggtacatcatcgggggtataGACCCTTTTTACGGaaggtgcctcgaatgtgaaagggtccgggcttGGCATTGTCTTGAAGCCACCTACGGGTAGTACCATTAGACAacctatcaaaacttctaggttgactaataatgaggccaAGTATGAGGCCATAATTGCATGTCTCGAACTAGCTAAGAGCTTGGGAGCAGAAGTTATTGAAGCCAAGTGCGATTCACTAttggtggtaaaccaagtaaacaaacGTTTTGAGGTTCGAGAGGATAAGATGCAACGATACTTGGATAAACTACATGTAACATTGCATCGCTTCAAGTAATGGACTCTAGATCATatacctcgagaacaaaatagtgaGTCCGATGCACTTGCTAATTTGGGATCCTCGGTCGAAGAAGATGATATCatctcggggactgtcgtccaatTATTGAGGTCGGTGGTCGAAGAGGGTCATGTCGAGATAAATTCTACAATCTTGACttaggattggaggaataagtatatcgatTATTTGAAGAATGGAAAACTCCCATCGGATAACAAAGAATTAAGAGCTCTACGAACCAAGGCTACTAGGTTCCCGTCAGATGgagatggaacattatacaggagaacattcgatggaccattggTGGTATGTTTGGGGCTGGGGGACACCGATTACGTTCTACGAGAAATTCACGAAGGTACTTGTGGGAACCACTCCGGTGCCGAGTCTTTAATTCACAAAATTATcagagcagggtattactgggacaacatggaaaaataTAATAAGGATTTTGtcaaaaatgtgataagtgccaacggtttgcaccgatgatccatcaactTGGAGAACAGCTCTACTCCGTCCTATCCccatggcctttcatgaaatgggggatggacatagtCGGTCCCCTACCAACGGCCCtgggtaaagctaaatttattttgtttatgactaattacttttctaaatgggtggaagcacaagcattcgagaaggtcagagaaaagaagttattaatttcatctaggaccacatcatatgttggttcaggatgcctgccgagattgtatgtgacaatggaaaacaattcatcggcagcaaggtgACGGAGTTCCTCAAAGCACATAAAATAAAGAGGATCTTATCAACACTGTATCACCCAACTGGAAATGGACAGGCCgaatcaacaaacaaaactatcattcaaaacctgaAGAAAAGGTTGGATGAtgcaaagggaaaatggagagaagttctacccgaggtcctttgggcatatcgaacaacatcgAAGTCTAGCATAGGGGCTACTCCGTTCTCTTTAGTTTATGGCTCCGAGGCCCTTATCCCTGTCGAGGTAGGAGAACCCAGTGCCAGGTTTTGACATGCATTGAATGattcaaatcacgaggctatgaatactagcctcgagctattaaatgaaaaataagagGCAATACTTATTCGGATGGCTGCACAAAAGAAAAGAATCAagagatactacaatagaaggaccaaccttcgATACTTTGGAGTCGAGGACTTAGTTCTAcgaaaagtcaccctcaacactcgagacccgaatgaagggaaattAGGCCCGAACTGGAAAGGACCGTACTGAATCCTCGAAGTTGTCagtaaaggatcttacaaacttagcacaatggaaggtgaataactgccaaacaattggaacgtatCATTACTCAAATGatactattgctaaggtatgatTTTCTCTTTTGTCCATTCAAATTTGAAACTAACCCACAACAGATGTTCGATCGAAGCTATCGAAGGCATCATTTTtacacgaaggccttaggttttaaagcatgcgttgtactcttttttccttagatcggattttgtcccaTACGGGTTTTACccgcgaggtttttaacgaggcaacaactatgtgctacctaagaaGAACTCAACAGTATCGAAGGAGAACAACTATGTACTACCCAAGGTTTTTAATCaatctcgaatactggggggcatcacccctTGGAGGACATATTTTCgaggaaaatacttcacgccaaagagggcctcgataggagaactttgtaatggcCAAACAGTCAGATGAACCATGTCCATATAGTATAGTCGAGCCCCGACAAAAAAACATGTATGCATTATTAAAAGAAgcattatttttatataaaaacacATTGTGTCTAAAAAAGAAGTCTACTATTATACGAGCTCTACACTTATAATTCTGCGAGAAACAACCAATACACCCTGAATATTCGGGGGCTGACATTGACAGTCAACACATCCGAGTCATCAAAAACTCGAACTCATAAGACCTTAAAGAGGCACCCCCTCGATATaaaaggccaaggccatcatactTGGGGACTAGAACTTCGAACAAGTTCGAAAGGTTATCaggaaacaagtccaagagacatacccaaaggctacgaccatattaaagactactGTCATGTAAAGGCTATGACTGAAATAAtgtggctcggagacgtccgattTGCTCCATAAATCACAGGCCTACAAACACTTTGAAAAaccggttaaatcaggctaccctcagcAAAAGCAAATAATAAAGGGGCTTCGACAAAATTAGCTCCTAAATgatttaaaggcttcgataaaCATCAGCCTTCaaaaaaacctcaagaggtattcggTTATCATTACACAAACGAATTACTAATGGGGTTCTGATCGGTAGAACCTTCGAAAAACCCAACGAGGAAAAAAAATACATGTTAAGGCATAAACaaatttcactaagtcttttagccgaaaagaggAAAAATATATAGCCTCTTTAGAGGCCGAattggcccaacttaaagagcaTAAGGGTcgacctaaaagagcctaagggtcgATATAAAAGAGCCCAAGGGCCAAAATATATAGGGTTAGAGACTTTGCTCTCACTCAACTCCGACTCAAAGGTCCCGACATCCCGAGCTCACATCAAATCAATTTAAGCTTAGCTCGAGGATTaacaaaaaccttaagaggtattatATTGATCTAAAAAAAACCAAAGGGTTTATTATGTTCTGAGTCCACACCGATATTCGGACTGATTATTAGAGTTATACAATCAATTTTTTCACAAATGAAGACGAATTGGAATTCAACACAAATCTAAGATAAATTAAAGAGGTTCTTTATATTTATAAGAGACGTCTGCAAAATATATTTACAATGCCCACGAAGGGCCCCTGcacaaaaacacaaaaacaaaacctAAATCTACTTCAAGGCCACATCCTCGAGAGTTGCGTCTTCTGGAGCCACGTCTTCGGGAACCTTCTCCTCGGGGACTTCATCTTAATCTCCTCCGCTCTCGGAGCCGCTAGCCAAATCCCCGTTATCAGAGAGCAAAGCGGCAGCTTCTTCCTCCAAAGTCTTTGCTTTATCAATGTCGGCTGAGAGGTCGAAGCCACGAGCGTGCACCTCCTCGAGGGTTTGTCTCCGAGACTGCCGCCTGGCGTAGCCAAGATCACATGGTAACTTAACTTCGACCGCAATTGATATCTCCTTTGTCCAAGTTTTAGCAGCTTCGGCGTCAGCTCGGTACGAAGACACAAATGCCTTTGCATCAGATTTGGCCTTTGCTAGCTCAGCGGCATAATTAGCTTCGAGCTCCTCGATTTTGTGGCTTCTAGCCAGGCTTTCCTCCCTTACACTTTGAAGCTGGAGTTCAATCAAAGTCAACTACTCCCGAAGTGTATCTTTCTCTGAGGCGAGACAATCCATGTGTTGTCTCCACCCTAGGGTCTCAACCTCTTTCATCTGGAGCTCCTCTCGAAGCTGCTCCACCAGCTCGCCCTTCTGTTGGACCTGCAAAGTTAAAATGTTAGTCTCCAAATCGAGTAAATGCATAACAAGATTCACAAAGGCTATGTTACCTTTTCGATAAGCTCGGTCTGTTCTTGACGAGCCTTTGCCAACTTGGATCGGAGATCACTGATCTCCCCCTCTTTTTTGACATAGAGGATCTTAAGACTGTCCCTCTCTTCCACGACCTTTTTGAGTTCGGCTTCACATCGGGAAATCTTAGCTCGAGATTTGGCAAATGCTTGTCGGTGAAGTGACACGGTCTTCTCACAAAGAAAAGGAGTTAGGCTTAGAAAGGTGAAAGTTAAATTCGAAGCATAGTTATGAAGACGA
Coding sequences:
- the LOC138872951 gene encoding uncharacterized protein — protein: MIRSHEAKPDKQLTEEKSIPKKNKNEEHRQALMIILNEVHVPDKISINHLGRIANRIFEANRITFSDDELPVEGLRDAVAMRLPPTGEEEIPKPSKEKKRKRGLSANSPKPKKSKTVSLHRQAFAKSRAKISRCEAELKKVVEERDSLKILYVKKEGEISDLRSKLAKARQEQTELIEKVQQKGELVEQLREELQMKELQSVREESLARSHKIEELEANYAAELAKAKSDAKAFVSSYRADAEAAKTWTKEISIAVEVKLPCDLGYARRQSRRQTLEEVHARGFDLSADIDKAKTLEEEAAALLSDNGDLASGSESGGD